One genomic region from Argentina anserina chromosome 2, drPotAnse1.1, whole genome shotgun sequence encodes:
- the LOC126782083 gene encoding serine/arginine-rich splicing factor RSZ22-like → MSRVYVGNLSSRVSEGELEDEFRAFGVIRSVWVARRPPGYAFVDFDDSRDAEDAIRELDGKNGWRVELSHNSRGGGGGGGRGGGGGGGGRGRSGGSDLKCYECGEPGHFARECRLRGGSGRRRSRSPPRYRRSPSYGRRSYSPRGRSPPPRRRSLTPPRGGHSRSRSPPYRGREELPYANGNGLKDRRRSRS, encoded by the exons ATGTCTCGCGTGTACGTTGGGAACCTGAGCTCTCGGGTTTCGGAGGGAGAGCTCGAAGATGAGTTCCGCGCTTTCGGAGTTATCAGAAG TGTGTGGGTTGCGAGGAGGCCACCGGGTTATGCTTTCGTCGATTTCGATGACAGTAGAGATGCTGAGGATGCCATTCGTGAGTTAGATG GGAAGAATGGCTGGAGAGTTGAGCTTTCACACAACtctagaggaggaggaggtggtggtggtcgcggtggaggaggaggaggaggaggtcgTGGCCGTTCTGGAGGTTCTGATTTGAAGTGTTACGAGTGTGGTGAGCCAGGTCATTTTGCCCGCGAATGCCGTCTGCGTGGTGGTTCTGGAAGGCGTCGTAGTCGCAGCCCCCCTAGATATCGCAGAAGTCCTAGCTATGGCAGGAG AAGCTACAGTCCTCGTGGACGCTCTCCCCCGCCCAGACGTCGTAGTTTGACCCCACCCCGTGGTGGTCACAGCCGTAGCAGGTCTCCACCATACCGTGGACGGGAGGAGTTACCATATGCAAATGG TAATGGCTTGAAGGATCGACGCAGAAGCAGGAGTTGA
- the LOC126782082 gene encoding probable cyclic nucleotide-gated ion channel 14: protein MKGARTSTELKKDKLVRFFNDEKQDGNFSWEKSDITPKHLKEPLSGDIAKKTPRFGRFKVFPENHEPHEKKILDPGSDIFLKWNRIFLMSCLVALFVDPLFFYLPSVHNVDSSSCMATDLNLGIVVTCFRTVADMFYLLHMFIKLRTAYISPKTRVFGRGELVRDPKKIARRYLRSDFFIDLIATLPLPQIVIWFIIPAVKNSSAGHTNNALVLIVLLQYVPRLYLIFPLSSQIIKATGVVTKTAWAGAAYNLILYMLASHVLGASWYLLSIERYATCWKSKCRKEIGPFKCFLNYLDCGTPNIDGRHQWINSTHVFSDCSPEKPVDFHYGIFENALTNNVVSSAFLEKYLYCLWWGLQNLSSYGQNLTTSTFIGETSFAILIAIVGLVLFAHLIGNMQTYLQSMTVRLEEWRLRRRDTEEWMRHRQLPQNLQERVRRFVQYKWIATRGVDEESILHALPTDLRRDIQRHLCLDLVRRVPFFSQMDGQLLDAICERLISSLSTQGTYIVREGDPVTEMLFIIRGKLESSTTNGGRTGFFNSITLRPGDFCGEELLAWALLPKSTLNLPSSTRTVKSLDEVEAFALRAEDLKFVANQFRRLHSKKLQHTFRFYSYHWRTWAACFIQVAWRRFKKRLLAKNLSLVESFSYNCDNQEADEAEQEKEYSRTNAAANASQARQNLGVTILASRFAANTRRGVQKMKEVQLPKLQKPEEPDFSEEPEDD, encoded by the exons ATGAAGGGTGCCAGAACGAGCACGGAGTTGAAGAAAGATAAGCTAGTGAG GTTTTTCAATGATGAGAAACAAGATGGTAATTTTTCCTGGGAAAAGAGTGACATTACCCCAAAACACCTCAAAGAGCCACTGTCTGGTGATATAGCCAAGAAGACTCCTAGATTTGGGAGGTTTAAGGTTTTCCCAGAGAACCATGAGCCTCATGAGAAGAAAATTCTTGATCCTGGAAGTGATATCTTCTTGAAATGGAACAGGATTTTTCTCATGTCTTGTTTGGTTGCATTGTTCGTTGATCCACTGTTTTTCTACCTTCCTTCAGTACATAATGTTGACAGTTCATCTTGTATGGCAACTGACTTGAATTTGGGAATTGTTGTAACATGTTTTCGTACTGTTGCCGATATGTTTTATCTGCTGCATATGTTCATCAAGTTGAGAACAGCTTATATATCACCGAAAACTAGAGTTTTTGGGAGGGGTGAGCTTGTTAGGGATCCCAAAAAGATTGCTAGAAGGTATCTGAGATCAGATTTCTTCATAGATCTTATAGCTACACTGCCTCTCCCTCAG ATTGTCATATGGTTCATCATACCTGCAGTTAAAAACTCCAGTGCTGGCCATACCAACAATGCCCTTGTACTGATAGTTCTCCTCCAATATGTTCCTAGATTGTACCTCATTTTCCCACTAAGTTCTCAGATTATCAAGGCAACTGGTGTAGTCACAAAAACAGCTTGGGCCGGGGCTGCGTATAATCTCATACTCTACATGTTAGCTAGTCAT GTATTAGGTGCGTCATGGTACCTATTATCAATTGAAAGGTATGCAACTTGCTGGAAATCAAAATGCAGAAAGGAAATTGGCCCTTTCAAGTGTTTCCTCAACTACTTGGATTGTGGTACTCCGAACATTGATGGACGCCATCAATGGATAAACAGTACTCATGTGTTTAGTGACTGCAGTCCGGAGAAACCCGTCGATTTCCATTATGGCATATTTGAGAATGCACTGACCAACAATGTAGTCTCCTCAGCATTTCTGGAGAAGTACTTGTATTGTCTTTGGTGGGGATTACAGAACTTGAG CTCCTATGGTCAGAATTTAACTACAAGCACATTTATTGGGGAAACTTCTTTTGCAATACTAATTGCTATTGTTGGTCTGGTTCTCTTTGCACACTTGATTGGAAATATGCAG ACTTACTTGCAATCTATGACTGTGAGACTTGAAGAGTGGAGGCTAAGGCGGCGAGATACAGAGGAATGGATGAGACATAGGCAGCTCCCTCAAAATCTGCAAGAACGTGTTAGGCGATTTGTGCAGTACAAGTGGATAGCAACTCGAGGAGTTGATGAGGAATCAATTTTGCACGCCTTGCCTACAGATCTTCGACGTGACATCCAAAGGCACTTATGTTTAGACCTTGTTCGACGT GTCCCATTTTTCTCACAGATGGATGGTCAACTACTTGATGCCATATGCGAGCGTTTAATATCCTCTTTGAGTACTCAAGGCACCTACATTGTTCGTGAAGGTGACCCTGTCACAGAAATGTTATTCATTATCCGAGGAAAGCTAGAGAGCTCGACTACAAATGGAGGCCGGACAGGCTTCTTCAACTCAATTACTTTGAGACCTGGTGATTTTTGTGGCGAAGAATTGCTCGCTTGGGCATTGCTTCCAAAATCTACCCTCAACTTGCCTTCTTCTACAAGAACGGTTAAATCACTTGATGAAGTAGAAGCCTTTGCACTTAGAGCAGAAGATCTCAAGTTTGTTGCCAATCAGTTTCGACGACTTCATAGCAAGAAGCTGCAACACACATTTCGATTCTACTCTTACCACTGGAGAACTTGGGCTGCATGTTTCATTCAGGTCGCCTGGCGTCGATTCAAGAAGAGATTGTTGGCAAAGAACCTTAGCCTGGTTGAGTCATTTTCTTATAACTGTGACAACCAAGAGGCTGATGAGGCAGAACAAGAAAAGGAGTACTCCAGGACTAATGCAGCTGCAAATGCATCTCAAGCGAGACAGAATTTGGGAGTCACCATTCTGGCTTCGAGGTTCGCTGCAAACACTAGAAGAGGAGTTCAGAAAATGAAGGAGGTTCAGTTGCCAAAGTTGCAAAAGCCTGAAGAGCCGGACTTCTCAGAAGAGCCAGAAGATGACTAG